One Fundidesulfovibrio putealis DSM 16056 DNA segment encodes these proteins:
- a CDS encoding LysR family transcriptional regulator: MELRHLRYFVAVASELNFTKAAEKLFVAQPALSTQIADLERELGIQLLIRNTRVVQLTAAGKAYLEDARSILAEVERATSKALRVSRGEVGELSIGFFAAPTMFFLPDLIRRYRASSPDVTIRMHELTPDRQLAAFTSGEIDLGFTRPLPPGHANLAVRVLFRERFLAVVAETHHLASRSQVSLPELAPEPLVLLERSVAISLYDQVIAACQGAGFSPQVVNSPDLMATVLTMVAAEQGISIVPEGVQNLRSRQVAFVPIVPALEPIPLVMCWNTNQDSPARDAFVQLVLEREEDIRKGFR; this comes from the coding sequence ATGGAGCTACGACATCTTCGCTACTTCGTGGCCGTGGCCTCGGAACTGAACTTCACAAAGGCGGCTGAGAAGCTCTTCGTGGCACAACCGGCGCTCAGCACCCAGATCGCCGATCTGGAGCGGGAGCTGGGCATCCAGCTTCTTATCCGCAACACGCGCGTCGTCCAGCTCACGGCGGCGGGCAAGGCCTACCTGGAGGACGCCCGGTCCATCCTGGCCGAAGTGGAGCGCGCCACCAGCAAAGCCTTGCGCGTCTCGCGCGGGGAAGTGGGCGAGCTGTCCATCGGGTTCTTTGCCGCGCCCACCATGTTCTTCCTGCCGGATCTGATCCGGCGCTACCGCGCGAGCTCTCCGGACGTCACCATTCGCATGCACGAACTGACGCCGGACAGGCAACTGGCCGCCTTCACGTCGGGGGAGATCGACCTCGGGTTCACCCGCCCGTTGCCGCCCGGGCACGCGAACCTGGCTGTCCGGGTGCTGTTTCGCGAGCGGTTCCTGGCGGTGGTGGCCGAGACGCACCACCTGGCGTCGCGCTCGCAAGTCAGCCTGCCGGAGCTTGCGCCTGAGCCGCTGGTGCTGCTTGAGCGTTCAGTGGCCATCAGCCTGTACGATCAGGTGATCGCCGCCTGCCAGGGGGCCGGGTTCTCGCCCCAGGTGGTCAACAGCCCTGACCTGATGGCCACGGTGCTGACCATGGTGGCAGCGGAACAAGGGATCAGCATCGTGCCGGAAGGGGTCCAGAACCTCCGGAGCAGGCAGGTGGCGTTCGTGCCGATAGTCCCGGCGCTGGAGCCGATCCCGCTGGTGATGTGCTGGAACACGAACCAGGATTCGCCTGCGAGAGATGCGTTTGTGCAGCTCGTCCTGGAGCGGGAGGAGGATATCCGGAAGGGGTTCAGGTAG
- a CDS encoding AAA family ATPase codes for MTPSRAAQALATLLAIRQPVFLWGPPGVGKSQVVAQVAAGLDMELLDIRAVLLDPVDLRGLPKIGSDDRAHWCPPSFLPTSGRGVLFLDELNAAPPLVQAACYQLILDRRLGEYVLPEGWSVAGAGNREQDRAVVYRMPSALANRLVHLDFEADLDDWTAWAARSGICPEVVAFLRFRPALLQGFEPGSQARAFPSPRSWAFVSSIVQASPDPAVEMELYQGTVGEAAALEFAGFLRVWRELPDTDHVLRSPSQAPVPQEPAAVYAICEALARKAAADTIGALASYAKRLPLEFGVLLMRDAVRHDNAVAHTDAFAGWARENAHILV; via the coding sequence GTGACCCCCTCCCGCGCCGCACAGGCCCTGGCAACGCTTTTGGCCATCCGCCAACCCGTCTTCCTCTGGGGGCCGCCCGGCGTGGGCAAGAGCCAGGTGGTGGCCCAGGTGGCCGCTGGCCTGGACATGGAGCTCCTGGATATCCGCGCCGTGCTGCTGGACCCGGTGGACCTGCGCGGCCTGCCCAAAATCGGCAGCGACGACCGCGCGCACTGGTGTCCGCCCTCGTTTCTGCCAACTTCCGGGCGCGGGGTGCTGTTCCTGGACGAGCTCAACGCTGCGCCGCCGCTGGTGCAGGCCGCCTGTTACCAGCTGATACTGGACCGCAGGCTGGGCGAGTACGTGCTGCCCGAAGGGTGGAGTGTGGCCGGGGCGGGCAACCGGGAGCAGGACCGCGCCGTGGTGTACCGGATGCCCTCGGCCCTGGCCAACCGGCTGGTCCATCTCGATTTCGAAGCCGACCTGGACGACTGGACCGCCTGGGCTGCGCGCTCAGGCATCTGCCCCGAGGTGGTGGCTTTCCTGCGCTTTCGTCCGGCCCTGCTCCAGGGATTCGAGCCGGGATCGCAGGCGCGGGCCTTCCCGTCGCCGCGCTCCTGGGCCTTCGTGTCCTCAATCGTGCAGGCGTCCCCGGACCCTGCCGTGGAGATGGAACTCTACCAGGGAACCGTGGGCGAAGCGGCGGCCCTGGAATTCGCAGGGTTTCTGCGCGTCTGGCGCGAACTCCCGGACACCGACCACGTGCTGCGAAGCCCGTCCCAGGCCCCGGTTCCGCAGGAGCCAGCCGCCGTGTACGCCATCTGCGAGGCCCTGGCCCGCAAGGCCGCCGCAGACACCATCGGCGCGCTGGCCAGTTATGCGAAGCGCCTGCCCCTGGAATTCGGCGTGCTCCTGATGCGCGACGCCGTGCGCCACGACAACGCCGTGGCTCACACGGACGCCTTTGCCGGATGGGCGCGCGAAAACGCCCACATCCTGGTCTGA
- a CDS encoding LysR substrate-binding domain-containing protein — protein sequence MKQPDLEIDLLRTFITVSETGSFTAAGDILGRTQSAVSQQVRRLEDIAGKALFARTSRSVSLTSDGELLLAHAHAILAQNDEAMRRLKAPPVEGALRLGVSEDFIPRQLPVLLSRFGKAHPGVRLELMTGLSTLLVGALNDGALDLVIAKRDAQPQSGRVIWREKLVWIASAEYAPDRDATLSLVALPAPCSYRRVMLDVLRGSERPWRVACTAHSIMGLQAAVLGGLGVSILGRSFLGWDLSEAPPTLGLPPLPDTEIAVFGEEGARVELADCLVGFLTDALGRMAPGIPAGRTGSGQTAQSMGNFLISGRRPCNT from the coding sequence ATGAAGCAACCTGACCTGGAAATCGACCTGCTGCGCACCTTCATCACCGTGTCCGAGACCGGGAGCTTCACCGCCGCCGGAGACATCCTGGGCCGGACCCAGTCCGCCGTGAGCCAGCAGGTGCGCCGCCTTGAGGACATCGCGGGCAAGGCTTTGTTTGCGCGCACCAGCCGAAGCGTGAGCCTGACCAGCGACGGCGAGCTGTTGCTGGCCCACGCGCACGCCATCCTCGCGCAGAACGACGAGGCCATGCGCCGCCTGAAGGCCCCGCCGGTGGAGGGCGCCCTGCGTCTGGGCGTGTCGGAGGACTTCATCCCCCGCCAGTTGCCGGTGCTGCTTTCGCGTTTCGGCAAGGCCCACCCCGGCGTGCGCCTGGAACTCATGACCGGGCTCAGCACGCTGCTGGTGGGCGCGCTGAACGATGGCGCGCTCGATCTTGTGATCGCCAAGCGCGATGCCCAGCCGCAGTCCGGGCGGGTGATCTGGCGGGAGAAGCTGGTGTGGATCGCCTCGGCGGAGTACGCCCCGGACCGGGACGCAACCCTGTCCCTGGTGGCCCTGCCCGCGCCGTGCTCCTACCGGCGGGTGATGCTGGACGTGCTGCGCGGGTCGGAGCGTCCCTGGCGCGTGGCCTGCACGGCGCACAGCATCATGGGGCTTCAGGCTGCGGTGCTCGGCGGGCTCGGGGTGTCGATCCTGGGGAGGTCGTTTCTGGGATGGGACCTGTCCGAGGCCCCCCCAACGCTTGGGCTGCCGCCGCTGCCCGACACCGAGATCGCCGTGTTCGGGGAGGAGGGCGCGCGGGTGGAGCTGGCGGACTGCCTGGTGGGCTTTCTCACCGACGCGCTGGGGCGCATGGCTCCGGGCATTCCCGCAGGGCGGACGGGAAGTGGACAGACTGCGCAAAGCATGGGAAACTTTCTCATCTCAGGGAGGCGACCATGCAACACGTGA
- a CDS encoding MFS transporter: MTTNHGPKAPLHGATAASPQAAPGKLPQSLVFFLAAGAGLSVATLYYSQPLLGVLGGDIGASGHMVGWVPTMTQIGYALGILLLAPLGDRYDRRSIILTKAAVLILALFFAALAPSIWFLLAASLMIGLSATLAQDIVPSAAHLAPDSQRGNVVGTVMTGLLLGIVLSRVASGVVAAHFGWRVVFFGAAASIALVGVQAWRTLPRFTPAIHHSYGELLGSLAQLWRRHGELRRATLSQGLLSIGFSAFWSTLAVMLYAAPFHLGSEVAGAFGLAGAAGALAAPIAGRISDRKGPGRVTRLGAGLVALSFSALFLMPFVSPQAQLWLLAASAIGFDLGVQATLIAHQAIIYGIDHSARSRLNAIMFVGMFIGMATGSALGSVLQAQWGWMAVSALATLTALGALAVRLWPAQAGMTGARQVAG; the protein is encoded by the coding sequence ATGACGACCAATCACGGCCCCAAAGCGCCCCTTCACGGCGCGACAGCCGCGTCCCCCCAGGCCGCACCAGGGAAGCTGCCCCAGTCGCTGGTTTTCTTCCTTGCGGCGGGGGCGGGCCTGTCCGTGGCCACGCTGTACTACAGCCAGCCCCTGCTGGGGGTTCTCGGCGGCGACATAGGGGCCTCGGGCCACATGGTGGGCTGGGTGCCCACCATGACGCAGATCGGCTACGCGCTGGGCATCCTGCTCCTGGCCCCGCTGGGGGACCGCTACGACCGGCGGAGCATCATCCTGACCAAGGCTGCGGTGCTCATCCTGGCGCTCTTTTTCGCGGCGCTCGCGCCGTCCATCTGGTTCCTGCTGGCGGCCAGCCTGATGATCGGCCTGTCAGCCACGCTGGCCCAGGACATCGTACCCTCCGCCGCCCATCTGGCCCCGGATTCCCAGCGCGGCAATGTGGTGGGCACGGTGATGACCGGCCTTCTGCTTGGCATCGTGCTCTCACGCGTGGCGAGCGGCGTGGTGGCGGCGCACTTCGGCTGGCGGGTCGTCTTCTTCGGCGCGGCGGCCAGCATCGCCCTGGTGGGAGTCCAGGCCTGGCGCACCCTGCCGCGCTTCACGCCCGCCATCCACCACAGCTACGGCGAACTGCTGGGGTCGCTGGCGCAGCTCTGGCGCCGCCACGGCGAATTGCGCAGGGCCACGCTCTCCCAGGGCTTGTTGTCCATCGGATTCAGCGCCTTCTGGTCCACCCTGGCCGTGATGCTCTACGCCGCGCCTTTCCATCTGGGCAGCGAGGTGGCCGGAGCCTTCGGACTGGCCGGAGCAGCAGGCGCGCTGGCCGCTCCCATCGCGGGGCGCATCTCCGACCGCAAGGGGCCGGGCCGGGTGACTCGGCTTGGCGCGGGGCTGGTGGCCCTGTCTTTTTCGGCCCTGTTCCTCATGCCGTTCGTGTCGCCGCAGGCGCAGCTGTGGCTGCTGGCGGCCAGCGCCATCGGCTTCGACCTTGGCGTCCAGGCCACGCTGATCGCCCATCAGGCCATCATCTACGGCATCGACCACAGCGCGCGCAGCAGACTGAACGCCATCATGTTCGTGGGCATGTTCATCGGCATGGCCACGGGCTCGGCGCTGGGCAGCGTGTTGCAGGCGCAGTGGGGCTGGATGGCGGTGTCGGCCCTGGCCACGCTCACCGCCCTGGGCGCGCTGGCGGTGCGCCTGTGGCCCGCGCAGGCAGGGATGACAGGCGCTCGTCAGGTTGCCGGTTGA
- a CDS encoding TylF/MycF/NovP-related O-methyltransferase encodes MFSKDNVQAAVKLILSGNVDVWEQGYYDLLFNKTMSEKLQGIELLSYEYERRDVLYRAVHEKMIGSKPIDYLEFGVFQGDSMRKWTSINTHPKSRFYGFDSFEGLPENWVTGQKEKGAFTTNGETPLIDDPRVTFVKGWFNQSLVPFLQDFKPENQLVLHMDADLFSSTLFVLMTLNPLIKRGTVVVFDDFNSRDDFAALLHFSKSCGHDWSVLAARDNIGKLGIVIH; translated from the coding sequence ATGTTCTCCAAGGACAACGTCCAGGCTGCGGTGAAGCTCATTCTTTCCGGCAACGTCGACGTCTGGGAACAGGGCTACTACGACCTGCTCTTCAACAAGACCATGAGCGAGAAGCTGCAGGGGATCGAGCTGCTCTCCTACGAGTACGAGCGCAGGGACGTGCTCTACAGGGCCGTCCACGAGAAGATGATCGGGAGCAAGCCCATCGACTACCTGGAATTCGGCGTTTTCCAGGGCGACAGCATGAGGAAGTGGACGTCGATAAACACCCACCCCAAATCGCGGTTCTACGGCTTCGACAGCTTCGAGGGTCTGCCCGAGAACTGGGTCACCGGGCAGAAGGAAAAGGGGGCGTTCACCACCAACGGCGAGACACCCTTGATCGACGATCCGCGCGTCACCTTCGTGAAAGGCTGGTTCAACCAGTCCCTGGTGCCCTTCCTTCAGGACTTCAAGCCGGAAAACCAGCTGGTCCTGCATATGGATGCGGACCTGTTCTCCTCCACCCTGTTTGTGCTCATGACCCTGAACCCGCTCATCAAGCGCGGCACGGTCGTGGTGTTCGACGACTTCAATTCCAGGGACGATTTCGCCGCCCTGCTCCATTTCTCCAAGAGCTGCGGCCATGACTGGAGCGTGCTGGCGGCCCGTGACAACATCGGGAAACTCGGTATCGTGATCCACTAA
- a CDS encoding acid phosphatase, which produces MQHVTRYVLFLLLMLLPQQGWADETYFITREQINLSALLAPPPAVGSREQQQEMAVLLNFQNTRTPAQVAFARADMDRSVFRFQDVMGENFTAQKLPQVAALFAKIKKSADHILAPAKAHWDRPRPYTSNPDIHPCVDKPDNASYPSGHSTFGTVSAIILANMVPEKQTALFERAELYRLNREIGGAHYPSDVLAGRISGTVIAAFLLRSPEFQAEFAAARSELRTVLGLPAL; this is translated from the coding sequence ATGCAACACGTGACGCGCTATGTTCTGTTCCTCTTGCTCATGCTCTTGCCGCAGCAGGGATGGGCCGACGAAACATATTTCATAACCCGCGAGCAGATCAACCTGTCCGCGCTGCTGGCGCCTCCCCCAGCTGTCGGCTCCCGGGAGCAACAGCAGGAAATGGCGGTGCTCCTGAATTTTCAAAATACCAGGACCCCCGCCCAGGTGGCCTTCGCCAGGGCCGACATGGATCGCTCCGTTTTCCGGTTCCAGGACGTCATGGGCGAGAACTTCACCGCCCAGAAGCTGCCCCAGGTGGCGGCATTGTTCGCCAAGATTAAAAAGAGCGCCGACCACATACTTGCCCCGGCGAAAGCACATTGGGACCGTCCACGGCCCTACACGAGCAATCCGGATATCCACCCCTGCGTGGACAAGCCCGACAATGCGTCGTACCCCAGCGGGCATTCGACGTTCGGGACGGTTTCCGCGATCATCCTGGCCAACATGGTGCCGGAAAAGCAGACGGCGCTCTTCGAGCGCGCCGAGCTCTACAGGCTCAACAGGGAAATCGGCGGCGCTCACTATCCCAGCGACGTGCTCGCGGGACGCATTTCCGGGACCGTCATCGCCGCATTCCTGCTCCGCAGTCCGGAGTTCCAGGCGGAGTTCGCCGCAGCCAGGAGTGAGCTCCGCACCGTACTGGGGCTCCCGGCTCTCTAG
- the larB gene encoding nickel pincer cofactor biosynthesis protein LarB codes for MDTQETLKQLLTGIKNGSLDVEQGMQQLRDFPFMDMGHTKIDLHRSLRNGFPEVIYGEGKTPEQVGEIFTRMREHANVLATRVSPEMARHVQSVCPDAEYNALGRTLTLTRGEIAWKEGEIAIVTAGTSDLPVAEEARVTCGMLGSRASVISDVGVAGIHRLLDRLSVIRKARVIIVVAGMEGALASVIGGLVSQPIVGVPTSVGYGASLSGLSALLGMLTSCASGVTVVNIDNGFGAACAACKINNLFPA; via the coding sequence ATGGACACGCAAGAGACACTGAAGCAACTGCTGACCGGCATCAAGAACGGCAGCCTGGACGTGGAACAGGGGATGCAGCAGCTGCGCGACTTCCCCTTCATGGACATGGGCCACACCAAGATCGACCTGCACCGCTCCCTGCGCAACGGCTTCCCCGAGGTGATCTACGGCGAGGGCAAGACCCCGGAGCAGGTGGGCGAGATATTCACGCGCATGCGCGAGCACGCCAACGTGCTGGCCACGCGGGTTTCGCCCGAGATGGCCAGGCACGTGCAGTCCGTCTGCCCGGATGCGGAGTACAACGCCCTGGGCCGCACCCTGACCCTCACGCGGGGCGAGATCGCCTGGAAGGAAGGGGAGATCGCCATCGTCACCGCTGGAACGTCGGACCTGCCTGTGGCCGAGGAGGCGCGCGTGACCTGCGGGATGCTGGGCAGCCGGGCCTCGGTGATCTCCGACGTCGGCGTGGCGGGCATACACCGCCTGCTGGACCGGCTCTCGGTCATCCGCAAGGCGCGGGTGATCATCGTGGTGGCGGGCATGGAAGGGGCGCTGGCCAGCGTCATCGGGGGGCTGGTGTCGCAGCCCATCGTGGGCGTGCCCACCTCGGTGGGGTACGGCGCGTCGCTGTCCGGGCTCTCGGCGCTGCTTGGCATGCTCACCTCCTGCGCCAGCGGCGTGACCGTGGTGAACATCGACAACGGCTTCGGCGCGGCCTGCGCGGCCTGCAAGATCAACAACCTGTTCCCGGCCTGA
- a CDS encoding zinc-binding alcohol dehydrogenase family protein, translating into MKAIIATGGYAPSDPLAFREEERGVPRPEGRDILVKIQAAGVNPVDTKVFARLAPGKQAILGWDAVGIVDAVGPEVRRFTPGQTVYYAGDLTRDGSNAQYQLVDERLAAAAPSSLTQAEAASLPLTGMTAWEGVFDRLNFTPDENANQGRTLLVVGGAGGVGSMIIQLAAWAGIRVAATAGRPESAAWCRELGASVVVGRDDLPARLAAEGIETVDAIFCTTHAEEHWAAMAKVLAPQGGICLIDDPEGPLDIRLFKQKSARICWEFMFTRSLFRTPDMGRQGDILERIASLVDQGRLRTTLSRTHSGLTVESVRNAHLSQLTGTMVGKQVIAF; encoded by the coding sequence ATGAAAGCGATCATCGCCACAGGCGGATACGCACCCAGCGATCCCCTGGCATTCCGTGAGGAGGAGCGGGGCGTTCCCAGGCCCGAAGGCCGCGACATCCTGGTGAAAATCCAGGCCGCCGGGGTCAACCCCGTGGACACCAAGGTGTTCGCCCGGCTCGCACCGGGCAAGCAGGCCATCCTGGGCTGGGACGCCGTAGGAATCGTGGACGCGGTCGGACCTGAGGTCAGGCGCTTCACCCCCGGCCAGACCGTGTACTACGCAGGCGATCTGACCCGCGACGGCAGCAACGCCCAATACCAGCTGGTGGACGAACGCCTTGCGGCTGCGGCCCCGTCCAGCCTCACCCAGGCAGAGGCCGCCAGCCTGCCGCTCACGGGCATGACAGCCTGGGAGGGTGTCTTCGACCGCCTGAACTTCACCCCCGACGAAAACGCGAACCAGGGCCGCACGCTGCTGGTTGTCGGCGGTGCTGGCGGAGTGGGCTCCATGATCATCCAACTGGCGGCCTGGGCTGGAATCAGGGTCGCGGCCACGGCGGGCCGCCCGGAATCCGCCGCATGGTGCCGGGAGCTTGGGGCCTCGGTGGTTGTCGGCAGGGATGACCTGCCCGCACGCCTGGCAGCGGAAGGAATCGAGACCGTCGATGCGATCTTCTGCACCACCCACGCCGAGGAACACTGGGCGGCCATGGCCAAGGTGCTGGCCCCACAAGGGGGGATCTGCCTGATCGACGACCCCGAAGGCCCCCTGGACATCAGGCTCTTCAAGCAGAAGAGCGCGCGCATCTGCTGGGAGTTCATGTTCACGCGCTCCCTGTTCCGGACCCCGGACATGGGCCGCCAGGGCGACATACTGGAGCGCATCGCCAGTCTGGTGGACCAGGGACGCCTGCGCACCACCCTGAGCCGCACCCACAGCGGCCTGACGGTCGAATCCGTGCGCAACGCCCACCTGAGCCAGCTCACCGGGACCATGGTGGGCAAGCAGGTGATCGCATTCTAG
- a CDS encoding bacteriohemerythrin translates to MNTPDWSSSLTMGNAEIDEQHRLLIHMIRELGEQMEAGEHRQGVLDALQGMLAYAATHFEDEEELMEEADWDGLDRHEGLHAEFLWKAGDLEVQVKEDVAQASHEVLRYLLRWLVDHIQVEDRKFFERVRH, encoded by the coding sequence ATGAACACCCCGGACTGGTCCTCCTCGCTGACAATGGGCAATGCCGAAATCGACGAGCAACACCGGTTGCTCATCCACATGATCCGCGAACTCGGCGAGCAGATGGAGGCCGGGGAGCATCGCCAGGGCGTGCTGGACGCGCTGCAGGGCATGCTGGCCTACGCGGCCACCCACTTCGAGGACGAGGAAGAGCTGATGGAAGAGGCCGACTGGGACGGCCTGGACAGGCACGAAGGGCTGCACGCCGAATTCCTGTGGAAGGCAGGAGACCTGGAAGTCCAGGTCAAGGAGGACGTCGCCCAGGCCTCGCACGAGGTGCTCAGGTATCTGCTGCGCTGGCTGGTGGACCACATCCAGGTGGAAGACCGGAAGTTCTTCGAGAGAGTGCGGCACTAG
- the purT gene encoding formate-dependent phosphoribosylglycinamide formyltransferase has product MATIGTPLTSSATKILLLGSGELGKEVAIEAQRLGVEVIAVDRYPNAPAMQVAHRSHVVSMLDAAALRSIIEAEKPDFVVPEIEAIATEELLALEAEGVTVVPTARAARLTMDREGIRRLAAEELGLATSPYRFADTKEEFLAACEAVGFPCVVKPVMSSSGKGQSVARDAASAEASWEYAQTAGRAGAGRVIVEGFVEFDYEITLLTVRHADGTSFCPPIGHRQEKGDYRESWQPHPMSAKALDEAQRMAATVTAALGGRGLFGVELFIKGDQVLFSEVSPRPHDTGMVTLISQDLSEFALHVRAILGLPIPAIRLYGPAASRVILAEGDSDSPSYQIAPEALAEPDTAIRLFGKPEVRGLRRMGVALALGKDVDEAKEKAIRTASLVTVKL; this is encoded by the coding sequence ATGGCGACCATCGGCACGCCGCTCACGTCATCCGCCACCAAAATCCTGCTGCTCGGCTCCGGCGAACTCGGCAAGGAAGTCGCCATCGAGGCCCAGCGCCTCGGCGTCGAGGTCATCGCCGTGGACCGTTATCCCAACGCCCCGGCCATGCAGGTGGCGCACCGCTCCCACGTGGTGAGCATGCTGGACGCCGCCGCCCTGCGCAGCATCATCGAGGCGGAAAAGCCCGACTTCGTCGTGCCGGAGATCGAAGCCATCGCCACCGAGGAGCTCCTGGCCCTGGAAGCCGAAGGCGTCACCGTGGTCCCCACGGCCAGGGCCGCCCGGCTGACCATGGACCGAGAGGGCATCCGCCGTCTGGCCGCCGAGGAGCTGGGCCTTGCCACCTCGCCCTACCGTTTCGCCGACACCAAAGAGGAATTCCTGGCCGCGTGCGAGGCCGTGGGCTTCCCCTGCGTGGTAAAGCCGGTGATGTCCTCCTCGGGCAAGGGCCAGAGCGTGGCCCGCGACGCGGCCTCGGCCGAGGCCTCCTGGGAGTACGCCCAGACCGCCGGACGCGCCGGGGCCGGACGGGTCATCGTGGAAGGGTTCGTGGAGTTCGATTACGAGATCACGCTGCTGACCGTGCGCCACGCGGACGGCACCTCGTTCTGCCCGCCCATCGGCCACCGCCAGGAGAAAGGGGACTACCGCGAATCCTGGCAGCCCCACCCCATGAGCGCGAAGGCCCTGGACGAGGCCCAGCGCATGGCGGCCACCGTCACCGCCGCCCTGGGCGGACGCGGGCTTTTTGGCGTGGAGCTGTTCATCAAGGGCGACCAGGTGCTGTTCTCCGAGGTGTCGCCCCGGCCCCACGACACGGGCATGGTCACCCTGATTTCCCAGGACCTGTCCGAGTTCGCGCTGCACGTGCGGGCCATCCTGGGTCTGCCCATCCCGGCCATCCGCCTCTACGGGCCTGCCGCCTCCCGCGTCATCCTGGCCGAGGGCGACTCCGACTCCCCCAGCTACCAGATCGCGCCCGAAGCCCTGGCCGAGCCGGACACGGCCATCCGCCTGTTCGGCAAGCCCGAGGTGCGCGGCCTGCGCCGCATGGGCGTGGCCCTGGCCCTGGGCAAGGACGTGGACGAGGCCAAAGAGAAGGCCATCCGCACGGCGTCGCTGGTCACGGTGAAGCTGTAG
- a CDS encoding vWA domain-containing protein, which translates to MTRARSQLVLGQPFFGALALGLTLREDANCQGMWTDGVSLGYNPGAVAALPDAQVLGMQAHEVMHLACKHHLRRNGRDKELWNRACDLAVNAILVEAGFSLPKNSLQDSRYKDMAAEDIYLALAAVQHSKGGAENTSGQEQDVDQADAPGGAQPLGDGQEAPARPEGVTPGDRRDPGEQRVTPGSGRAADPHSPLADPSQLGEVRDHPGLEGPDSGRDNTLQEMERQADIDVSRAARQASGMGALPGAVARLVRFQPPPELDWRALLRRFVIRASSSDYSWSPPSRRHVHMGLHLPSPRCETLSDMVVAVDCSGSVDQNALDAFCAELSAILEAYDTRLTAIFCDCAVRDARQLTRMDLPLRLEVRSGGGTDYRPVFQCVQDLCILPACLVYLTDLECGLFGPEPPYPVLWAARGPRKEPPPFGELIRLE; encoded by the coding sequence ATGACCCGCGCCCGGTCGCAGTTGGTGCTGGGCCAGCCCTTTTTCGGAGCCCTGGCCCTTGGCCTGACCCTGCGCGAAGACGCAAACTGCCAGGGCATGTGGACCGACGGCGTGAGCCTTGGCTACAACCCCGGCGCAGTGGCGGCCCTGCCGGACGCCCAGGTGCTTGGCATGCAGGCCCACGAGGTGATGCACCTGGCCTGCAAGCACCACCTGCGGCGCAATGGGCGCGACAAGGAGCTGTGGAACCGCGCCTGCGACCTGGCCGTGAACGCCATCCTGGTGGAGGCCGGGTTCTCCCTACCCAAAAATTCCCTCCAGGATTCCCGCTACAAGGACATGGCCGCCGAGGACATCTATCTGGCCCTGGCGGCAGTGCAGCACTCCAAGGGGGGCGCTGAGAATACGTCCGGCCAGGAACAGGACGTGGATCAGGCCGACGCTCCCGGTGGCGCGCAGCCCTTGGGAGACGGCCAGGAGGCTCCTGCCCGGCCCGAAGGGGTAACTCCCGGCGACAGGCGCGACCCCGGAGAGCAGCGCGTGACGCCTGGATCAGGACGCGCGGCCGACCCGCACAGCCCCCTGGCCGACCCTTCGCAGCTGGGAGAGGTGCGCGACCATCCGGGGCTGGAGGGTCCGGACAGCGGCAGGGACAATACGCTTCAGGAGATGGAGCGGCAGGCGGACATCGACGTGAGCCGAGCTGCCAGACAGGCCAGCGGCATGGGCGCGCTGCCCGGCGCGGTGGCCCGGCTGGTGCGCTTCCAGCCTCCTCCGGAGCTTGACTGGCGGGCGCTGTTGCGCCGCTTCGTCATCCGGGCCAGCTCCAGCGACTACTCCTGGAGCCCCCCCAGCCGCCGCCACGTGCACATGGGCCTGCACCTGCCATCTCCGCGCTGCGAGACCCTCTCCGACATGGTGGTGGCCGTGGACTGCTCCGGCTCCGTTGACCAGAACGCGCTGGACGCCTTCTGCGCGGAGCTGTCCGCCATCCTGGAGGCCTACGACACCCGGCTCACGGCAATCTTCTGCGACTGCGCCGTGCGCGACGCCCGTCAGCTCACCCGGATGGACCTGCCCCTGCGCCTGGAGGTCCGCTCCGGCGGCGGCACGGACTACCGCCCGGTTTTCCAATGCGTGCAGGACCTGTGCATCCTGCCCGCCTGCCTTGTGTACCTGACGGACCTGGAGTGCGGCCTGTTCGGCCCGGAGCCGCCCTATCCGGTGCTCTGGGCGGCCAGAGGCCCCCGTAAGGAGCCGCCGCCCTTCGGCGAGCTGATCCGTCTGGAATAG